A window of Hevea brasiliensis isolate MT/VB/25A 57/8 chromosome 14, ASM3005281v1, whole genome shotgun sequence contains these coding sequences:
- the LOC110641295 gene encoding DUF21 domain-containing protein At2g14520 isoform X3, with protein sequence MEALPIFLDNLVTAWGAILISVTLILLFGEIIPQSVCSRYGLAIGAKVAPFVRVLMWVCFPVAYPISKLLDFLLGHGHVALFRRAELKTLVNFHGNEAGKGGELTHDETTIIAGALELSEKTVGDAMTPISETFAIDINAKLDKYLMNLVLEKGHSRVPVYHEQPTNIIGLILVKNLLTIHPEDETPVKNVTIRRIPRVLESLPLYDILNEFQKGHSHMAVVVRQCNKTEEKTTGDAASNPVTEVRVDIDGEKPPQENALKIRRRRSFPSSRSNSFKGSNSFKGSRSKKWTKDIDSDILHINDNPLPQIPEEEETVGIITMEDVIEELLQEEIYDETDHHLEDS encoded by the exons ATGGAG GCACTTCCGATTTTTCTTGATAATCTGGTTACAGCTTGGGGTGCTATTCTAATTTCGGTAACCTTGATTCTACTATTTGGTGAG ATTATTCCTCAATCTGTCTGTTCTCGGTATGGTTTGGCAATTGGGGCAAAAGTGGCTCCATTTGTTCGTGTTCTTATGTGGGTCTGCTTCCCCGTTGCTTATCCTATAAGCAAG CTTCTGGATTTCCTACTTGGCCATGGACATGTAGCTCTGTTTCGCAGAGCTGAGTTGAAaacacttgtaaattttcatggtAACGAG GCAGGAAAAGGTGGAGAACTGACCCATGATGAGACAACGATTATAGCTGGAGCACTTGAGCTCTCTGAGAAAACAGTTGGTGATGCCATGACTCCTATATCTGAAACTTTTGCCATTGATATTAATGCCAAACTTGACAA GTATTTGATGAATTTGGTATTGGAGAAAGGGCATAGCAGAGTGCCAGTTTATCATGAGCAACCTACAAATATAATTGGACTTATTCTG GTCAagaatttattgacaattcacccaGAAGATGAAACACCTGTAAAGAATGTCACCATACGTAGGATTCCGAG GGTTTTAGAAAGTTTGCCATTATATGATATATTGAATGAGTTTCAGAAAGGTCACAGCCACATGGCTGTTGTCGTAAGACAGTGCAACAAGACTGAGGAGAAGACAACAGGCGATGCTGCTAGTA ATCCAGTAACAGAAGTTAGAGTTGATATTGATGGCGAAAAGCCTCCTCAAGAGAATGCTTTAAAGATCAGAAGGCGGAGGAGCTTTCCCAGTAGTAGAAGCAATTCATTTAAGGGAAGCAATTCATTTAAGGGCTCAAGGAGCAAGAAGTGGACAAAGGACATTGACTCAGACATCTTGCATATAAATGACAATCCACTTCCTCAAATTCCTGAAGAAGAAGAAACTGTAGGCATAATAACAATGGAAGATGTGATTGAAGAGCTTTTACAG GAGGAGATCTATGACGAGACTGATCATCATTTGGAGGACTCATGA
- the LOC110641295 gene encoding DUF21 domain-containing protein At2g14520 isoform X2, with the protein MAVEYKCCGTDFFIDVLIIVLLVMFAGLMSGLTLGLMSMSIVDLEVLAQSGTPKDRKHATKILPVVKNQHLLLCTLLICNAAAMEALPIFLDNLVTAWGAILISVTLILLFGEIIPQSVCSRYGLAIGAKVAPFVRVLMWVCFPVAYPISKLLDFLLGHGHVALFRRAELKTLVNFHGNEAGKGGELTHDETTIIAGALELSEKTVGDAMTPISETFAIDINAKLDKYLMNLVLEKGHSRVPVYHEQPTNIIGLILVKNLLTIHPEDETPVKNVTIRRIPRVLESLPLYDILNEFQKGHSHMAVVVRQCNKTEEKTTGDAASITEVRVDIDGEKPPQENALKIRRRRSFPSSRSNSFKGSNSFKGSRSKKWTKDIDSDILHINDNPLPQIPEEEETVGIITMEDVIEELLQEEIYDETDHHLEDS; encoded by the exons ATGGCGGTGGAGTATAAGTGCTGTGGAACGGATTTCTTTATAGACGTTTTGATAATAGTACTTCTGGTGATGTTCGCTGGATTGATGTCTGGGCTTACTTTGGGGCTTATGTCTATGAGTATCGTCGACCTTGAAGTTCTTGCCCAGTCTGGGACACCGAAAGATCGCAAACACGCAA CAAAGATATTACCCGTTGTCAAAAATCAGCATTTGTTGCTGTGCACGCTACTCATTTGCAATGCTGCTGCCATGGAG GCACTTCCGATTTTTCTTGATAATCTGGTTACAGCTTGGGGTGCTATTCTAATTTCGGTAACCTTGATTCTACTATTTGGTGAG ATTATTCCTCAATCTGTCTGTTCTCGGTATGGTTTGGCAATTGGGGCAAAAGTGGCTCCATTTGTTCGTGTTCTTATGTGGGTCTGCTTCCCCGTTGCTTATCCTATAAGCAAG CTTCTGGATTTCCTACTTGGCCATGGACATGTAGCTCTGTTTCGCAGAGCTGAGTTGAAaacacttgtaaattttcatggtAACGAG GCAGGAAAAGGTGGAGAACTGACCCATGATGAGACAACGATTATAGCTGGAGCACTTGAGCTCTCTGAGAAAACAGTTGGTGATGCCATGACTCCTATATCTGAAACTTTTGCCATTGATATTAATGCCAAACTTGACAA GTATTTGATGAATTTGGTATTGGAGAAAGGGCATAGCAGAGTGCCAGTTTATCATGAGCAACCTACAAATATAATTGGACTTATTCTG GTCAagaatttattgacaattcacccaGAAGATGAAACACCTGTAAAGAATGTCACCATACGTAGGATTCCGAG GGTTTTAGAAAGTTTGCCATTATATGATATATTGAATGAGTTTCAGAAAGGTCACAGCCACATGGCTGTTGTCGTAAGACAGTGCAACAAGACTGAGGAGAAGACAACAGGCGATGCTGCTAGTA TAACAGAAGTTAGAGTTGATATTGATGGCGAAAAGCCTCCTCAAGAGAATGCTTTAAAGATCAGAAGGCGGAGGAGCTTTCCCAGTAGTAGAAGCAATTCATTTAAGGGAAGCAATTCATTTAAGGGCTCAAGGAGCAAGAAGTGGACAAAGGACATTGACTCAGACATCTTGCATATAAATGACAATCCACTTCCTCAAATTCCTGAAGAAGAAGAAACTGTAGGCATAATAACAATGGAAGATGTGATTGAAGAGCTTTTACAG GAGGAGATCTATGACGAGACTGATCATCATTTGGAGGACTCATGA
- the LOC110641295 gene encoding DUF21 domain-containing protein At2g14520 isoform X1 produces the protein MAVEYKCCGTDFFIDVLIIVLLVMFAGLMSGLTLGLMSMSIVDLEVLAQSGTPKDRKHATKILPVVKNQHLLLCTLLICNAAAMEALPIFLDNLVTAWGAILISVTLILLFGEIIPQSVCSRYGLAIGAKVAPFVRVLMWVCFPVAYPISKLLDFLLGHGHVALFRRAELKTLVNFHGNEAGKGGELTHDETTIIAGALELSEKTVGDAMTPISETFAIDINAKLDKYLMNLVLEKGHSRVPVYHEQPTNIIGLILVKNLLTIHPEDETPVKNVTIRRIPRVLESLPLYDILNEFQKGHSHMAVVVRQCNKTEEKTTGDAASNPVTEVRVDIDGEKPPQENALKIRRRRSFPSSRSNSFKGSNSFKGSRSKKWTKDIDSDILHINDNPLPQIPEEEETVGIITMEDVIEELLQEEIYDETDHHLEDS, from the exons ATGGCGGTGGAGTATAAGTGCTGTGGAACGGATTTCTTTATAGACGTTTTGATAATAGTACTTCTGGTGATGTTCGCTGGATTGATGTCTGGGCTTACTTTGGGGCTTATGTCTATGAGTATCGTCGACCTTGAAGTTCTTGCCCAGTCTGGGACACCGAAAGATCGCAAACACGCAA CAAAGATATTACCCGTTGTCAAAAATCAGCATTTGTTGCTGTGCACGCTACTCATTTGCAATGCTGCTGCCATGGAG GCACTTCCGATTTTTCTTGATAATCTGGTTACAGCTTGGGGTGCTATTCTAATTTCGGTAACCTTGATTCTACTATTTGGTGAG ATTATTCCTCAATCTGTCTGTTCTCGGTATGGTTTGGCAATTGGGGCAAAAGTGGCTCCATTTGTTCGTGTTCTTATGTGGGTCTGCTTCCCCGTTGCTTATCCTATAAGCAAG CTTCTGGATTTCCTACTTGGCCATGGACATGTAGCTCTGTTTCGCAGAGCTGAGTTGAAaacacttgtaaattttcatggtAACGAG GCAGGAAAAGGTGGAGAACTGACCCATGATGAGACAACGATTATAGCTGGAGCACTTGAGCTCTCTGAGAAAACAGTTGGTGATGCCATGACTCCTATATCTGAAACTTTTGCCATTGATATTAATGCCAAACTTGACAA GTATTTGATGAATTTGGTATTGGAGAAAGGGCATAGCAGAGTGCCAGTTTATCATGAGCAACCTACAAATATAATTGGACTTATTCTG GTCAagaatttattgacaattcacccaGAAGATGAAACACCTGTAAAGAATGTCACCATACGTAGGATTCCGAG GGTTTTAGAAAGTTTGCCATTATATGATATATTGAATGAGTTTCAGAAAGGTCACAGCCACATGGCTGTTGTCGTAAGACAGTGCAACAAGACTGAGGAGAAGACAACAGGCGATGCTGCTAGTA ATCCAGTAACAGAAGTTAGAGTTGATATTGATGGCGAAAAGCCTCCTCAAGAGAATGCTTTAAAGATCAGAAGGCGGAGGAGCTTTCCCAGTAGTAGAAGCAATTCATTTAAGGGAAGCAATTCATTTAAGGGCTCAAGGAGCAAGAAGTGGACAAAGGACATTGACTCAGACATCTTGCATATAAATGACAATCCACTTCCTCAAATTCCTGAAGAAGAAGAAACTGTAGGCATAATAACAATGGAAGATGTGATTGAAGAGCTTTTACAG GAGGAGATCTATGACGAGACTGATCATCATTTGGAGGACTCATGA
- the LOC110641295 gene encoding DUF21 domain-containing protein At2g14520 isoform X4, with product MAVEYKCCGTDFFIDVLIIVLLVMFAGLMSGLTLGLMSMSIVDLEVLAQSGTPKDRKHATKILPVVKNQHLLLCTLLICNAAAMEALPIFLDNLVTAWGAILISVTLILLFGEIIPQSVCSRYGLAIGAKVAPFVRVLMWVCFPVAYPISKLLDFLLGHGHVALFRRAELKTLVNFHGNEAGKGGELTHDETTIIAGALELSEKTVGDAMTPISETFAIDINAKLDKYLMNLVLEKGHSRVPVYHEQPTNIIGLILVKNLLTIHPEDETPVKNVTIRRIPRVLESLPLYDILNEFQKGHSHMAVVVRQCNKTEEKTTGDAASSESSNRS from the exons ATGGCGGTGGAGTATAAGTGCTGTGGAACGGATTTCTTTATAGACGTTTTGATAATAGTACTTCTGGTGATGTTCGCTGGATTGATGTCTGGGCTTACTTTGGGGCTTATGTCTATGAGTATCGTCGACCTTGAAGTTCTTGCCCAGTCTGGGACACCGAAAGATCGCAAACACGCAA CAAAGATATTACCCGTTGTCAAAAATCAGCATTTGTTGCTGTGCACGCTACTCATTTGCAATGCTGCTGCCATGGAG GCACTTCCGATTTTTCTTGATAATCTGGTTACAGCTTGGGGTGCTATTCTAATTTCGGTAACCTTGATTCTACTATTTGGTGAG ATTATTCCTCAATCTGTCTGTTCTCGGTATGGTTTGGCAATTGGGGCAAAAGTGGCTCCATTTGTTCGTGTTCTTATGTGGGTCTGCTTCCCCGTTGCTTATCCTATAAGCAAG CTTCTGGATTTCCTACTTGGCCATGGACATGTAGCTCTGTTTCGCAGAGCTGAGTTGAAaacacttgtaaattttcatggtAACGAG GCAGGAAAAGGTGGAGAACTGACCCATGATGAGACAACGATTATAGCTGGAGCACTTGAGCTCTCTGAGAAAACAGTTGGTGATGCCATGACTCCTATATCTGAAACTTTTGCCATTGATATTAATGCCAAACTTGACAA GTATTTGATGAATTTGGTATTGGAGAAAGGGCATAGCAGAGTGCCAGTTTATCATGAGCAACCTACAAATATAATTGGACTTATTCTG GTCAagaatttattgacaattcacccaGAAGATGAAACACCTGTAAAGAATGTCACCATACGTAGGATTCCGAG GGTTTTAGAAAGTTTGCCATTATATGATATATTGAATGAGTTTCAGAAAGGTCACAGCCACATGGCTGTTGTCGTAAGACAGTGCAACAAGACTGAGGAGAAGACAACAGGCGATGCTGCTAGTAGTGA ATCCAGTAACAGAAGTTAG
- the LOC110641294 gene encoding LL-diaminopimelate aminotransferase, chloroplastic, translating into MSLTQHLSTSISFSSSSFLSSSGFTFRNRDVSLPSENFGICRCVATPQEEKTTYKTKVSRNANMAKLQAGYLFPEIARKRNAHLQKYPDSKVISLGIGDTTEPIPEVITSAMAKRSQALSTLEGYSGYGAEQGEKPLRAAIASTFYGDLGIEEDDIFVSDGAKCDISRLQVLFGSEVTIAVQDPSYPAYVDSSVIIGQTGFYEKDAEKYGKIEYMRCNPENGFFPDLPKVSRADIILFCSPNNPTGSAATREQLTRLVQFAKEKGSIIVYDSAYAMYITDDKPRSIFEIPGAKEVALETASFSKYAGFTGVRLGWTVIPKELLFSDGFPVAKDFNRIVCTCFNGASNVVQAGGLACLSPEGRSAMQKVVGFYKENADIIMDTFNSLGFNVYGGRNAPYVWVHFPGLSSWDVFSEILEKTHVVTTPGSGFGPGGEGFIRVSAFGHRDNVLEACRRFKQLYK; encoded by the exons ATGTCACTCACCCAACATCTCTCCACCTCTATCtcattttcttcctcttcttttttaTCTTCTTCAGGCTTTACCTTTAG GAACCGGGATGTGTCGCTTCCCTCGGAAAATTTTGGGATTTGTAGGTGTGTAGCAACCCCTCAGGAAGAGAAGACTA CCTACAAGACAAAGGTTTCTCGCAACGCAAACATGGCCAAGCTTCAAGCTGGGTACCTGTTTCCAGAG ATCGCTCGGAAGAGGAATGCCCACTTGCAGAAATACCCTGATTCAAAAGTGATAAGCCTTGGAATTGGTGATACCACTGAGCCCATTCCAGAAGTCATAACTTCTGCAATGGCAAAG AGATCACAAGCATTGTCCACCCTAGAGGGTTACAGTGGTTATGGAGCTGAACAAGGTGAAAAA CCATTGAGAGCTGCAATTGCTTCGACATTTTATGGAGACCTTGGTATTGAAGAAGATGATATATTTGTCTCTGATGGTGCGAAATGTGACATATCCCGCCTTCAG GTTCTTTTTGGGTCTGAAGTCACTATTGCAGTGCAAGATCCATCATACCCG GCTTATGTGGACTCAAGTGTCATCATAGGCCAGACAGGATTTTATGAGAAGGATGCAGAGAAATATGGAAAGATTGAATACATGAGGTGTAATCCTGAGAATGGCTTCTTTCCTGATTTACCTAAGGTCTCCAGAGCAGATATCATATTGTTTTGTTCACCAAACAATCCTACTGGTTCTGCTGCAACAAGAGAGCAGCTGACACGACTAGTACAGTTTGCCAAGGAAAAAGGGTCAATCATTGTCTATGATTCAGCATATGCAATGTATATAACTGATGATAAGCCAAGATCCATATTTGAAATTCCTGGAGCCAAAGAG GTTGCACTTGAGACGGCATCATTTAGCAAGTATGCTGGGTTTACTGGAGTCCGTCTAGGTTGGACTGTGATTCCGAAAGAGCTTCTCTTTTCAGATGGCTTTCCCGTTGCCAAGGACTTCAACCGAATTGTTTGTACCTGCTTTAATGGTGCATCCAATGTTGTCCAAGCTGGTGGTCTGGCTTGCCTTTCACCAGAAGGCCGTAGC GCAATGCAAAAGGTGGTTGGATTTTACAAAGAAAATGCTGATATTATAATGGATACATTTAATTCACTTGGTTTCAACGTGTATGGGGGGAGGAATGCACCATATGTGTGGGTTCACTTCCCTGGACTTAGTTCATGGGATGTATTTAGTGAGATCCTTGAGAAGACTCATGTTGTTACCACACCTGGTAGTGGATTTGGACCTGGTGGTGAAGGTTTTATCAGGGTTAGTGCTTTTGGTCATAGGGACAATGTTTTAGAGGCCTGCAGAAGGTTCAAGCAGCTGTACAAGTGA
- the LOC110641296 gene encoding uncharacterized protein LOC110641296: MDLETENRIAAILLKEAAELRRQADKEGLHVYLQKPQVRGRPNSRFLTATVLGVQQANRAVEVNEMWRVRQKELELDDRLKGRSRQENCSSTNNRESIDNSSRSTSKRHAANDNNTSASCSSSKQISRNCYSKEDEGLMDDEVEEFLHSRVKRGRGTVGSRIDETGPYLLPSLESKEKPSTSLDLREYLVALDPEKPSSLKSYESSEEELDEDRGKKAKKVHLRNSDKKHSKRHRKKERSRDKKKSKKEKRSRH, translated from the exons ATGGATTTGGAGACGGAGAACAGAATAGCTGCAATTCTTCTGAAGGAAGCAGCAGAATTGCGCCGACAAGCTGATAAGGAAGGTTTGCATGTTTATCTTCAAAAACCTCAAGTAAGGGGTCGTCCAAATTCCCGGTTCCTCACAGCGACTGTTCTTGGGGTACAGCAAG CAAATCGAGCAGTGGAAGTCAATGAGATGTGGCGGGTCCGGCAGAAAGAGCTTGAGCTAGATGATAGGCTTAAAGGAAGATCAAGACAGGAGAATTGCAGCAGCACTAATAATAGGGAATCCATTGATAACTCCTCTAGGAGCACAAGTAAGAGGCATGCTGCAAATGATAACAACACTAGTGCGTCATGCTCCTCAAGTAAACAAATATCTCGAAACTGCTATTCTAAAGAAGATGAAGGTTTGATGGATGATGAGGTTGAGGAATTTTTGCATTCAAG GGTCAAGCGGGGTAGAGGTACAGTGGGTTCAAGAATTGATGAAACAGGTCCATATCTTTTGCCTTCTTTGGAATCCAAGGAAAAGCCATCCACTAGCCTCGACTTAAGAGAATATCTTGTTGCTCTGGATCCAGAGAAGCCCTCATCATTAAAATCGTATGAATCTTCTGAGGAGGAGCTTGATGAAGACAGGGGGAAGAAGGCAAAGAAGGTTCATTTGAGGAATTCAGATAAGAAGCACTCTAAGAGGCATAGAAAGAAGGAAAGATCTAGGGATAAGAAAAAGAGTAAGAAGGAGAAAAGAAGTAGACACTAG